Proteins found in one Xenopus laevis strain J_2021 chromosome 1L, Xenopus_laevis_v10.1, whole genome shotgun sequence genomic segment:
- the kif24.L gene encoding kinesin-like protein KIF24: protein MPLCLFECLCEADLQQYYPHFAAVGLQKIDELAQITMKDYSRLGVERMEDRKRLFQLIQVIQSVAQEEKKERTPLQPGCVYPQLPYDGSGARRQLQFDASIEAQSHLHDFSHKHSVNNPGDSVSMASPADPRYCRNINSSGTEAGPTGSAKKQNTKTPLHRGSAPDLSDGDIPVIHRVAHVLGYNYGVPQTCTRLEPTEKKGPWTETDRIRVCVRKRPLSSREERRGEVNVVSTEDKESITIYERKEAVNLKEYLLQHVFYFDEVFSETFTNQDVYIRTAYPLIQHVFNGGNATCFAYGQTGAGKTHTMIGTQKNPGLYALAAKDIFQQLETVQLKSDCNVWISFYEIYCGQLYDLLNDRKRLYAREDGKHVVQIVGLREVQVRSVELLLEMILKGSRERSTGASGVNSDSSRSHAVIQIQMKNSKNRKLGRISFIDLAGSERASDARESDKQTKLEGAEINQSLLALKECIRALDQEQAHTPFRQSKLTQVLKDSFIGNSKTCMIANVSPSHIATEHTLNTLRYADRVKELKRGMKCTTSQSAHGRPAACVSPKRVQNAPAGSGDKISPKKVKLGQQHIAASHQAKSKSCPSVFHPTIIPLSSTPKNCSKTSTVKENTRDAGLNHTTPVKGTLRSGAIVKKRNGKLTDGLYPVFQSHPISKIETACDTKNIKRENIGIQKPPKVQIIQAVQPVQKEIVPRPSLFSDDDYRTLSDGLQDEGPRPIGNVKLAWAGMHPQQKEREQHLRSYHKQFQQPPIFQQKLQYQPLEKIFAQYKAQAIKVTSNVGHGHSSCSQSQMSPLEDLDDSDFSEDSFSYSSNHKKGRNKVEFGERISFYLHQDSPELDKSSEVKKGLHFNDKDSQLFDQGVGWRHGINSSYTQERKHTEATSWSPQMDSNGILNITIDSPEKPYSSQEDLGTPLGKQNNSQHNLSLDKAIGLSLNNSTSLKEHSVHIKAKDSSEGCISISSDSVSGVMAPLTVSLLQDNWSFGSDPCLVPRELSDKSADIAKSLSLNEGWSADAQPNKGKLPSDDPCGHKSGMANKCIQYNKAINTPCGDKGWFPGSGSHSYCPSSSRWCVKVSGNANLSPRGKQNETSDLTDTSLDILLKSSGQSGSQLYDADTEETTDAMKDVGNVNKTENESLSDKNTTDSNDLPLNGNRESPSFKETFRLPLRDDELVCLKAKLLQCLCDQGGIKKEPPPNCVHTDTPKGPKNSTTLSSQTSPTEGHGQKPRAQERAQQLVIQAHREQLNEIADLCSREEVLLSQINASDFKEYVSKLDEILSVKSKCIQSMQAQLHLFLAYSMAEEPRDKAFA from the exons atgcccTTGTGCCTCTTTGAGTGCCTTTGTGAGGCAGATCTGCAGCAGTACTATCCCCATTTTGCAGCTGTTGGCCTCCAAAAAATAGACGAGCTTGCGCAGATCACCATGAAGGATTACTCCAGGCTGGGGGTTGAAAGGATGGAGGATCGCAAGCGTCTTTTTCAGCTCATCCAGGTCATACAGAGTGTGGCGcaagaagagaagaaagagaggaCCCCACTACAGCCTGGTTGTGTCTACCCCCAGCTCCCATACGATGGATCAGGTGCTAGGAGACAGCTACAGTTTGATGCCTCCATAGAGGCACAGTCTCACTTGCATGACTTTTCTCATAAGCATTCTGTGAATAACCCTGGGGACTCTGTTAGTATGGCCTCTCCTGCAGATCCACGTTACTGTAGAAATATCAATAGCAGTGGCACAGAGGCTGGCCCCACGGGCAGTGCAAAGAAACAGAACACTAAAACACCTCTACACAGAGGATCAGCACCAGACCTCAGTGATGGGGACATCCCCGTTATCCACAGAGTAGCTCATGTTTTGGGCTACAACTATGGCGTTCCTCAGACTTGCACAAG GCTGGAacctacagagaaaaagggaccTTGGACAGAAACCGACCGAATTCGCGTGTGCGTCCGCAAACGTCCTCTGAGTTCCCGTGAAGAGCGTCGAGGGGAAGTTAATGTTGTCTCAACAGAAGATAAAGAATCTATAACAATATATGAGAGAAAGGAAGCCGTCAACCTTAAAGAATATCTTCTTCAG CACGTATTTTATTTTGACGAAGTCTTTAGCGAAACATTCACCAATCAGGACGTCTATATAAGGACTGCCTACCCACTCATTCAGCACGTGTTTAACGG AGGAAATGCCACCTGTTTTGCATACGGACAAACCGGAGCTGGGAAAACCCACACCATGATTGGAACCCAGAAGAACCCTGGTCTCTATGCCCTGGCAGCAAAAGACATCTTTCAGCAACTGGAAACGGTTCAgcttaaaagtgactgcaatgtGTGGATCAGTTTCTATGAAATCTATTGTGGGCAGCTTTACGACTTGCTAAATGACAGGAAAAG ATTGTATGCAAGAGAAGATGGCAAACATGTTGTGCAGATTGTTGGCCTTCGTGAAGTTCAAGTCCGTAGTGTAGAATTATTATTAGAG ATGATTCTGAAAGGCTCAAGAGAGCGCAGTACTGGTGCCTCGGGGGTGAACTCTGACTCTTCTCGCTCTCATGCCGTAATTCAGATTCAAATGAAGAATTCCAAGAACCGAAAGCTTGGACG AATATCCTTTATTGACCTGGCTGGTAGTGAGAGAGCCTCGGATGCCAGAGAATCTGATAAACAAACCAAACTGGAAGGTGCAGAAATCAACCAAAGTCTACTTGCA CTGAAAGAATGCATCCGGGCCCTGGATCAGGAACAAGCTCATACTCCTTTCCGACAGAGTAAACTGACTCAG GTATTAAAGGACTCTTTTATCGGAAACTCTAAGACCTGTATGATCGCTAATGTGTCTCCCAGTCACATAGCTACAGAGCACACTCTCAACACATTGCGTTATGCAGACAG GGTGAAAGAACTAAAAAGAGGAATGAAATGCACCACATCTCAATCTGCCCATGGCCGACCAGCTGCATGTGTCTCTCCAAAGCGTGTACAGAATGCACCTGCTGGGTCTGGAGACAAAATCTCTCCAAAGAAGGTGAAACTGGGACAGCAGCATATCGCTGCCTCGCACCAAGCAAAATCGAAATCCTGCCCATCTGTCTTCCACCCCACCATTATTCCCCTCTCATCCACTCCAAAAAATTGTAGCAAGACCAGCACAGTGAAGGAAAACACAAGAGATGCAGGGCTCAATCATACTACACCAGTTAAAGGAACCTTAAGATCTGGAGCCATTGTTAAGAAGCGGAATGGGAAGCTAACAGATGGTTTATACCCTGTCTTCCAAAGCCATCCTATCAGTAAGATAGAGACAGCATGTGACACGAAGAATATAAAGCGGGAAAACATTGgcatccagaaacctccaaaagTCCAGATAATACAAGCAGTTCAGCCCGTGCAAAAGGAAATTGTCCCGCGGCCTTCATTGTTTTCAGATGACGATTACAGAACATTGTCCGATGGGCTTCAAGATGAAGGTCCCAGACCAATTGGGAATGTTAAATTAGCTTGGGCAGGCATGCACCCACAACAGAAAGAAAGAGAGCAGCACCTGCGTTCTTACCACAAGCAGTTTCAACAGCCACCGATTTTCCAACAGAAACTGCAGTACCAGCCATTAGAAAAGATCTTTGCTCAGTATAAGGCCCAAGCAATAAAAGTGACCTCCAACGTTGGCCATGGTCATTCCTCTTGCTCTCAGTCACAAATGTCGCCTCTAGAAGATCTCGATGACAGTGATTTTAGTGAAGATTCATTTTCCTATTCTTCAAACcataaaaaaggaagaaataaagtTGAATTCGGGGAAAGAATTTCATTTTATCTCCATCAAGATTCGCCAGAATTAGACAAGTCCTCGGAAGTGAAAAAAGGCTTACACTTTAATGATAAAGACTCCCAGCTGTTTGACCAAGGTGTTGGCTGGAGACATGGAATCAACTCTAGTTATACACAGGAGAGAAAACACACAGAGGCAACTAGCTGGAGCCCACAAATGGATTCTAATGGTATTCTAAATATAACCATTGATTCTCCAGAAAAGCCATATTCTTCTCAGGAGGATCTGGGAACCCCTTTGGGCAAACAAAACAATTCCCAGCACAACCTTAGTCTTGATAAAGCGATAGGTCTCTCTCTAAACAATTCCACATCCTTAAAAGAACATTCTGTACACATCAAAGCAAAAGACTCTAGCGAAGGATGCATCAGCATATCATCAGATTCAGTCTCTGGTGTCATGGCACCACTCACTGTTTCTCTTCTGCAAGATAATTGGTCCTTTGGGTCTGATCCCTGTTTGGTGCCTCGAGAATTATCTGATAAATCAGCAGATATTGCAAAGAGTTTGAGCCTTAATGAAGGCTGGTCAGCAGATGCACAaccaaataaaggcaaattacccAGTGATGATCCATGTGGTCATAAATCAGGGATGGCCAACAAATGTATCCAATATAATAAGGCCATAAATACTCCTTGTGGAGATAAAGGGTGGTTTCCAGGGTCCGGTTCTCACTCGTATTGTCCCTCTTCTTCTAGATGGTGTGTTAAAGTCTCCGGAAATGCAAATCTATCACCCAGGGGAAAGCAAAATGAGACCTCTGATTTAACAGATACTTCCTTAGATATTTTGCTAAAGTCTAGTGGACAATCTGGCAGCCAGTTGTATGATGCAGATACAGAGGAGACCACTGATGCTATGAAAGATGTTGGAAATGTGAACAAAACTGAGAATGAGAGTCTGTCTGACAAGAATACAACAGATTCTAATGACTTGCCTTTAAACGGTAACAGGGAGTCCCCAAGCTTTAAGGAAACATTCCGGTTACCTTTAAGAGACGATGAACTGGTGTGTCTGAAAGCCAAACTCCTTCAGTGTCTCTGTGACCAAGGAGGCATCAAAAAAGAACCACCACCTAACTGCGTACACACGGACACACCAAAAGGCCCTAAAAACTCAACCACTTTAAGCAGCCAGACAAGTCCCACAGAAGGTCATGGCCAAAAGCCAAGAGCCCAGGAAAGAGCTCA GCAATTGGTTATCCAAGCCCATCGGGAGCAGCTGAATGAAATAGCGGATTTGTGTTCCAGGGAGGAGGTGCTACTGAGTCAGATAAACGCTTCT GATTTCAAAGAATACGTGAGCAAACTGGATGAAATACTAAGTGTCAAGTCTAAATGTATCCAGAGTATGCAGGCTCAGCTGCACTTATTCCTGGCGTATTCAATGGCCGAGGAGCCCAGGGACAAAGCCTTTGCCTGA